Below is a genomic region from Armatimonadia bacterium.
GCTTGCGCCGTTCGGCGGGGTCCATCCCCCACTCTTCGAACATGATCCGGAGGGTGTCCGGCGCGCTGAGGAAGGCCCCACTGGGGCCCACACCACCGACATCGGCCTGGAACAGCAAGCCCAGTGCGAGCTCGCGTCCCCGGCGGCGTGCGCCTCCGCGGGTAGTCCCTTCACTCCGGCTGTCGTGGCCTTCCTGGTGTTCGGGAAGATCGGCCATAGCTTTAGCCTGGCTTGGCAAGAATACGTCGCTCGATGAAGCTGGTGTCGGTCTCTCCACGGCGGAACTCCGGATCTGACAAGGTGCGCAGGTGGAAACCGATGGTCGTCTTCAGGCCGTCTATCTTCATGCCCCGAAGTGTGGCTTCCATGCGGGCAAGGCAGGCGGGCCGATCCTCGGCCCAACAGATGAGCTTGGCGATCATCGGGTCGTAATGGGGCGAAACCTCGCACCCTGCAGCGACCCCAGTGTCCAGACGGATCCCGGGACCCGCCGGCATAGACCAACTCCTGATGGAGCCCGGAGAAGGCTTGAAGCCGTCGTCACCATCGGCGGCCAGCAACCGGCACTCGATGGCATGACCGTTGAACCAGATCTTGCCCTGCTCGCAGGTCATCTTCTCGCCGGCAGCGATACGGATCTGCTCCCGAACGATGTCCACGCCGGTGAGCATCTCAGTAACGGGATGCTCGACCTGAACCCGCGTGTTCATCTCCATGAAGTAGAACCGGCCGCGCTTGTCCATGAGGAACTCCACCGTACCGGCATTGCGGTAGCCCACGGTGGTAGCGGCCTTCACCGCCGCCTCCCCTAGTTTGCGGCGCTGGGAGTTGTTGACGGCCGGTGAGGGCGCTTCCTCAATCAGCTTCTGCTTTCGGTGCTGGATCGAGCACTCACGCTCGCCCAGGTGCACGCAGTTGCCGTGGTTGTCTGCCAGCACCTGCACCTCGATGTGGCGCGGGCCCAACAGCAGCTTCTCAATATACACATCGCCGTTGCCGAAGGCCGCCCGGGCTTCGCTGCGTGCCTGCTCCAGGGCTGCCGGCAACTCGTCGGGGTTCTTGACCTCACGAATGCCCCTGCCGCCACCACCCAGCGCCGCCTTGATCATCACCGGGTAGCCAAGCTCCTCGGCAATAGCCCGCGCTTCGCGAGCATCACCGACAGGCTCCTGCGTCCCGGGGATGACGGGCACACCGGCGTCGTGCATCGTGCGCCGGGCCTCGCTCTTATTGCCCATGCGGGCAATGACGTGTGAGGGCGGCCCGATGAAGGTGACGCCGCTGGCTTCACAGACCTCGGCGAAGTTCGCGTTCTCCGATAGGAATCCGTAGCCGGGATGGATGGCCTGCGCGCCGGTGAGACGAGCAGCGCTGAGGATGTTGGCGACGTTCAGGTAGCTGTCGCGAGGGCTCGCAGGACCGATGCAGACGGCTTCATCGGCCATGCGGACATGAAGGGCCTCTGCGTCGGCCTCCGAGTAGACCGCAACCGTGGCGATCTTGAGTTCGCGACACGCCTGGAACACCCGGCAGGCGATCTCTCCACGATTGGCGACCAGGACCTTCTCAAACATTTACGTCTCCTGCCAAAGGACGCGAGTTGAGGTACTCCAGTTACCGCGATCTGCAGCGGTCGCATAGCCGTCGGGTCGCACGAGGTCACTGCGGCATGGTCTGAGGGACACGCTGCCAAGGGCCGTTGTTGTCACCGGCTGGTTGTGCATGGAGGTTCCTTCAGGTCAGAACTTCTCGTGCCCCGGCGTCGTGCACTTGACGGTTCCCGTCTGCGGATCATACACGTAAGGCTTGTCGCTGACCGGACAGCGGTTGAGGGCAGCTCGTGGATCAAGCGCCTTCGGATACCCGCCCTTGTCCGCCACTTCCATCTGGATCATGGCCCGGAGCTGGTTGAGATTGTTGACGCATTCGACGCCATGCGCCTTCTCAAGAGCCTGCGCGGGTGTGGTCTTCTTGTGGCCCTTGCCGGCCTTCCCGCTTCCACCCAGGTACACCCCGGCGAGGATGGCGATGATCGCCACCACAATGAGTAACTCTATCAGAAGGGAGCCACGCCGACGCTTCATACCTGTCACCTGATGACAGGGGGCTATCAGCCGCGCAGACGGCGCAAGCGGATCAGCGGCGTCCCATAGCCGACCGGGGCGCCGTCCTCAGCCATGAACTCGATGACCTCGCCTTCGCCACTGCACGGGACACCGGTGTTCTTGCCCAGGGCCTCGATGGTAGCCACGACATCGCCCTCGGCCACCTGGTCACCGATCTTCACCAGCGGCGGCTGGCCCGGTCCCTTCCCGTGGTAGAAACGCCCCACGAGACGAGCCCGCACAAGCAGGTCATCGGCCGCCACACCTGGGGCGGTGATGAACTCCTGCGTCGCCCTCGGACCTGCGGAGGCAACCAGCCGTGTGACGACCGGTGGTGCCAGATCGCGCTTGACACGGATGAAGGAGGCACCCTCACGCACGGCTAGCTCGGCCGAGGTCGAGTTGCGCAGCCATCGGATGACCTGCTGGATCCGCTCCCTGTCGATCATGCTCGTTCCACGTATTCCCCACTGCGCGTATCGACCTTGATCTTCTCGCCCTGCTGCACGAACAAGGGCACGGTGACGGTCGCGCCACCTTCGACAACTGCCGGCTTGGTGCCGCCGGTGGCCGTGTCGCCACGGAGGCCGGGATCGGTCTCGGTGACCTCACGGATCAGAGTGTTGGCGACCTCGATGCCGATCAGTTCGCCCTCGTAGGTGATGATCTGGACGTCTTCGCCTTCTTTGAGCCACTTGGCCAGCTCGCCGACCTGTTCGTCGGTCAGCTCGGTCTGCTCGTAGGACTCGTTGTCCATGAAGTAGTACGTGCTGCCGTCGGTGTACAGGAACTGGTTGGTGGTGCGGTCCACGCGGGCCCGCTCAACCTTCTCGCCGGAGCGGAAGGTCTTCTGGAAGACATTGCCGGTGCGGATGTCCCGCAGCTTGGTGCGGACGACCGCCTGCCCCTTGCCCGGCTTGTAGAATTCGCTAGACACAATCTGGTAGACGTGACCGTCAAGCTCGATGGTCATGCCCGTCTTGAAGTCACTTGTAGGAATCAAGCCCCATTCACCCCTTGGCGAAAGCTCAGCTAAACCGGCGCTGAGTCTACAAGATAGCAGGTCAAAAGTCAAAAACCGCAGGGAGCCAGGAGGAGGGCGAAAAGGGGTGCCGCCGTGGCCGCGGATCGAGCGGCGATCCACGCCCAGTTCTCGCGGGGAGGTTGGGGCAAGGAGGGCAGGTGCAGAGCCCTGCCCTCCACGAGGCTGCAGTTAGGACTCCATGCCCGGGATGAACCAGTCTTCCTTCGGGAGGTCAAGGAAGACGACCTGGGTGACGCCCCTGGGCACACCCACCTCCTGCATGGCCTTCTCAATCGCGTCGGCCACCTGCTTCTTCTGGTCCGCTGAACGACCCTTGTACCATTTCACTTCAACCATCGGCATGGCGTATCGCTCCTTTGCACAACGCCGTCGACCTAGCGGAGCACCGGTGCCTTCTGACCGGTGTCTCCCGAGCGCCAGGCGGCCTCCGTGAGTTGAATGACCCGCAAACCGCACTCCGGCGGTGTCTGGATCTCCTCTTTGCCCTGGATGGCGGCGATGAAGTTCTGGTCCGGCGACCAGGTCCGTCCAAGGTCCTCGCCGGTGATGACCTGCTTCTCGTTGCCCTCCCATCGCCAGACCTCGTTGCCGCGGATCGCCAGGGTCCCCTCCTCACACCACAGGTTGATGTCCTCAAGCATGCCGCCCACCGCATGGCCGACTACGGAGAAGTTGGCCAGCGCGCCACCATCGAACTTGACGCTCATAGCGGTGAGGATGTCGATCTCGGCGCCCTTGTTGTCGATGAAGGCGAAGACCTCGGCGGGCTGCAGGTCGGTCATCCACAGGATGATGTCCAGCAGGTGGCTGCCGGAATCATTGAGCTGGCCGCCGCCGGAGAGCGCCTTCTTGGAGCGCCAGGTGCCCCGGGGGACCTGGCCCCGGTACCAGTTCTGCGACTGCAGGCACGAGATGAAGTGGCAGGCGCCGATCGCACCCGAGGCGATGACTTCGCGGCAGTAGCGGTAGGGCGCCTGGGTGTGCCGCTGGTACGAGACCCCGACGACCAGGTCGGTCTCCTCCGTGCGTGCCACGATCTCCTTGGCCTGGCCGACTTCGCAAACCATGGGCTTCTCGGTCAGCACGTGCAGACCGCGGTCGAGGGAGGCCATGATCTGCTCGAAGTGGCTGGTGTGCGGGGTCGAGATCTCCACGGCGTCCAGTTCGACCTCGGCCAGCAGCTTGCGGTAGTCGCCGAACTGCGGCACCTTGGCCAACTGTGGGTACTTCTCAACACTGGCGGCCAGGGACGTCTCCGCTGTATCGCACAGGGCAACGACCTTCACACCCTCCATACTGAGCAGTCTGCCCATATGACCGCGGGCATTGCCGCCGCAGCCGATCATCCCAACGCGAATCGTATCAGAAGCCATCTTGATGGAACCTACCTTCCTCAGGTGTGGTGTGCGCGAAGGGCTCAATCCCGGCGCACGCCTGGGAGCGTATGCGGCTGTATTCCCCCATGCGCGGAGGGGCACCTTCCAGGGCTCCAGATAGGCGTTCCGGAAGCCTGCAAAAGGGGAGCTTGACGGCCGCGAGGAGGACCGTCAAGGACCCGATCAGACGGGCGTGGGATGGGCCCCTCGACAGTGCAGGTTTGGGCGAGAGAAGTTGCACGGATTCGCGCGATTCCGGGGCCCTGCGACCGAGCCGCAAAGGCCGGGTTTCCTTGACGATTCGGCCAGATTCTGGTATACTCTTGGGTGTCGAAAAGGGTCCGCCTGGAAAGCCGTAGCAGAGGAATCACGAGGGGTGTACAAGGGGCTGAGTGGCGAGGGTTGTGGAGACGGTGTACCGGCCCCGTTGTCCCTCCGATCGAAGCAGAGATGGCAGGCGCACGCGGAACCCTTCCGCCTCCAAGGTCGCCCCACCGCGCCCCGCCTGCACCTCGATAGCGCCAGAAACGATCTCGTGTTTGTGTGCCGGAATGCCGGCAGGTTGGTGAGCGAGTGCAGGAACAGCGGCGCGCGAGCGTGCGTCGCGTAGTCTTCCTGAGCCGCGTGGCGAGGTGGCTGTGTGACCGGCGCCAGGCCTCTCTGACCCGTCCGGTGGTGGTTTTCGGCACCGACGGACGGCTCGATTGCCTGCGTAGCCCCCGTTGTAAAGGAGAAACCCCGATGCCCAGTCCTAGGTACGATGCCGCCCAAATCCGTGTCCTGAAGGGCTTGGAGGCAGTCCGCCGCCGGCCGGCCATGTACATCGGCTCGACCAGCGCCCGCGGTCTGCACCATATCCTGTATGAGGTCGTCGACAACAGCATCGACGAGGTGTTCGCAGGGGTCTGCGACATCATCACCGTACGCCTGCTGCCTGACGGCTGCGCGGAAGTGGAGGACAATGGTCGCGGCATCCCCGTGGACATGCATCCCACAGAGAAGCGCCCGGCACTCGAAGTCATCATGACCGTCCTGCACGCCGGCGGCAAGTTCGATGGCGGCGCCTACAAGGTCTCGGGCGGCCTGCACGGTGTGGGCGTCTCCTGCACCAACGCCCTCTCCGAGTGGTGCGAGGTGGAAGTCGCCCGTGAGGGCGAGCTCTACTACCAAAAGTACGCGCGCGGCAATCCGATAGCCCCCATGGAGAAGCGCGGCCAAAGTGCCAAGCAGCACGGCACCCGCACCTGCTTCAAGCCCGACTCCCAGATCTTCGAAGAGCTCGAGTTCGACTTCGATACGGTCGCCAAGCGCCTGCGCGAGCTCGCCTTTCTCAACGGCGGCGTCAAGATCATCTTCCGTGATGAGCGCCCCGGCAAGGAGCGCGAGGAAATCCTCCATCACGAGGGTGGCCTGACCGCCTACGCCGAGTACCTCAACGTCGGCAAGGACACCATCCACAAACCGATCCACTTCCGCCAGGAGCGCGACGGCACGGACGTTGAGATCTGTATGCAATACAACGACGGGGTGTACGAGAACATCGTCTCCTACGTCAACGCCATTCACACCATCGAAGGCGGCACTCACCTCTCAGGCTTCAAGACCGCTCTGACGCGCGTCATCAACAACTACGCCTTCAGCACGGGACTGCGCAAGGAAAAGGAGCGCAACCTCACCGGAGACGAAGTTCGCGAGGGCCTGACCTGCATCATCAGCACCAAGGTGCTGCAGCCGCAGTTCGAGGGACAGACGAAAAGCAAGCTGGGCAACAGCGAGGTCGAGGGGATCGTCAACTCCGTCTGCTACGAGGCCCTGACAACCTTCTTCGAGGAAAACCCGACTGTTGCGAAGCGGATCGTTAGCAAGGGCTCGACGGCAGCGAGGGCCAATGACGCAGCCCGACGAGCCGCTGAGGCAACCCGCAAGACGGCGCTTTCCTCCGGCGGTCTGCCTGGGAAGCTGGCAGACTGCTCGAGCCGCAAGCCGGAGGAGTGCGAGCTGTTCATCGTTGAGGGAGACTCGGCCGGCGGCAACGCCAAGCAGGCACGGGACAGCAAGAACCAGGCGATCCTGCCCCTGCGCGGTGTTATCCTCAACGTCGAGCGCTACCGTCTCGACAGGATCCTCGACAACTACGAGATCCGCGCCATGATCACCGCCCTGGGGACCGGCATCAATATCGCACCCGCCGGGAACGGCAACGGCAACGGGAACGACCATGAGAACGGCAATGGCGGAAGCGGCAACGGCAGCGATGAGGGCCCGACCAGCAAGTTCGACCTCAGCAAGCTGCGGTACCACCGGATTGTCATCATGGCCGATGCGGACGTCGACGGCTCCCACATCCGCACCCTGATCCTGACCTTCTTCTTCCGCTACATGGAGCCGCTGATCCGCGAGGGCCACGTGTACATTGCCCAGCCGCCGCTGTTCCGCATCAAGACGGGCAAGGACACCTACTACGCGCTGGACGAGGCCGACCTGGAGACGCTGCTCGCCAAGATCTCGCGGCGCAGCATCATGGTGAACCGGTTCAAGGGTCTGTCCGAGATGGACGCGCACGACTTGGCAGAGACGACGATGTCGCCGGAGAACCGGATTCTGCGCCAAGTGACGCTGGAGGAGGCGGAGGAGGCGGACCGTATCATCTCGATCCTGATGGGCGACAGCGTCCAGCCGCGCCGCAACTTCATCGTAGAGCACGCCAAGGAGACGCAGAACCTGGACCTGTGGGCCTAGGGCGAGGCGGTCTGGTCCTTGACACGCCGTACCCATAATGGGTACGATCATACCCACTATGGGTACGTTATGTTTGCGTGAACCTCTCGGTGAAGCACTGTTCGGCAAGGTGCGCCGCTCGGTCTTGGGCCTGCTGTACGGCCAGACAGAGGGTCCCCTGCATGTGAGCGAAATAGTGCGGCGCGTGGGTGCGGG
It encodes:
- the accC gene encoding acetyl-CoA carboxylase biotin carboxylase subunit, with translation MFEKVLVANRGEIACRVFQACRELKIATVAVYSEADAEALHVRMADEAVCIGPASPRDSYLNVANILSAARLTGAQAIHPGYGFLSENANFAEVCEASGVTFIGPPSHVIARMGNKSEARRTMHDAGVPVIPGTQEPVGDAREARAIAEELGYPVMIKAALGGGGRGIREVKNPDELPAALEQARSEARAAFGNGDVYIEKLLLGPRHIEVQVLADNHGNCVHLGERECSIQHRKQKLIEEAPSPAVNNSQRRKLGEAAVKAATTVGYRNAGTVEFLMDKRGRFYFMEMNTRVQVEHPVTEMLTGVDIVREQIRIAAGEKMTCEQGKIWFNGHAIECRLLAADGDDGFKPSPGSIRSWSMPAGPGIRLDTGVAAGCEVSPHYDPMIAKLICWAEDRPACLARMEATLRGMKIDGLKTTIGFHLRTLSDPEFRRGETDTSFIERRILAKPG
- a CDS encoding Gfo/Idh/MocA family oxidoreductase gives rise to the protein MASDTIRVGMIGCGGNARGHMGRLLSMEGVKVVALCDTAETSLAASVEKYPQLAKVPQFGDYRKLLAEVELDAVEISTPHTSHFEQIMASLDRGLHVLTEKPMVCEVGQAKEIVARTEETDLVVGVSYQRHTQAPYRYCREVIASGAIGACHFISCLQSQNWYRGQVPRGTWRSKKALSGGGQLNDSGSHLLDIILWMTDLQPAEVFAFIDNKGAEIDILTAMSVKFDGGALANFSVVGHAVGGMLEDINLWCEEGTLAIRGNEVWRWEGNEKQVITGEDLGRTWSPDQNFIAAIQGKEEIQTPPECGLRVIQLTEAAWRSGDTGQKAPVLR
- a CDS encoding biotin/lipoyl-containing protein, whose protein sequence is MIDRERIQQVIRWLRNSTSAELAVREGASFIRVKRDLAPPVVTRLVASAGPRATQEFITAPGVAADDLLVRARLVGRFYHGKGPGQPPLVKIGDQVAEGDVVATIEALGKNTGVPCSGEGEVIEFMAEDGAPVGYGTPLIRLRRLRG
- a CDS encoding tautomerase family protein; translation: MPMVEVKWYKGRSADQKKQVADAIEKAMQEVGVPRGVTQVVFLDLPKEDWFIPGMES
- a CDS encoding DNA topoisomerase subunit B, giving the protein MPSPRYDAAQIRVLKGLEAVRRRPAMYIGSTSARGLHHILYEVVDNSIDEVFAGVCDIITVRLLPDGCAEVEDNGRGIPVDMHPTEKRPALEVIMTVLHAGGKFDGGAYKVSGGLHGVGVSCTNALSEWCEVEVAREGELYYQKYARGNPIAPMEKRGQSAKQHGTRTCFKPDSQIFEELEFDFDTVAKRLRELAFLNGGVKIIFRDERPGKEREEILHHEGGLTAYAEYLNVGKDTIHKPIHFRQERDGTDVEICMQYNDGVYENIVSYVNAIHTIEGGTHLSGFKTALTRVINNYAFSTGLRKEKERNLTGDEVREGLTCIISTKVLQPQFEGQTKSKLGNSEVEGIVNSVCYEALTTFFEENPTVAKRIVSKGSTAARANDAARRAAEATRKTALSSGGLPGKLADCSSRKPEECELFIVEGDSAGGNAKQARDSKNQAILPLRGVILNVERYRLDRILDNYEIRAMITALGTGINIAPAGNGNGNGNDHENGNGGSGNGSDEGPTSKFDLSKLRYHRIVIMADADVDGSHIRTLILTFFFRYMEPLIREGHVYIAQPPLFRIKTGKDTYYALDEADLETLLAKISRRSIMVNRFKGLSEMDAHDLAETTMSPENRILRQVTLEEAEEADRIISILMGDSVQPRRNFIVEHAKETQNLDLWA
- the efp gene encoding elongation factor P, which codes for MIPTSDFKTGMTIELDGHVYQIVSSEFYKPGKGQAVVRTKLRDIRTGNVFQKTFRSGEKVERARVDRTTNQFLYTDGSTYYFMDNESYEQTELTDEQVGELAKWLKEGEDVQIITYEGELIGIEVANTLIREVTETDPGLRGDTATGGTKPAVVEGGATVTVPLFVQQGEKIKVDTRSGEYVERA
- a CDS encoding type II secretion system protein, with amino-acid sequence MKRRRGSLLIELLIVVAIIAILAGVYLGGSGKAGKGHKKTTPAQALEKAHGVECVNNLNQLRAMIQMEVADKGGYPKALDPRAALNRCPVSDKPYVYDPQTGTVKCTTPGHEKF